The genomic window AGGCACGACCGTCATCATCGCGCGCGGGCTCGTTGCCTCCCCTGCACCACGCCGTGTCGGAAACCCAATCGTGACGGTATCCACCGACACGCCGATGCGACACGCGGGATCGGATCTGCCAGTTTTCAACCCTCCCGTATCTGGCCACCGTCCCGCACGATCGATCGTTGGACTTTTGGACCTGAGACATGAAGAGGGATTGTCGATGAGCTTGGCCTTCCACTGGTTCCTGCCGACCTACGGCGATTCGCGGAATCTGGTCGCGGGCGGCCACGGCACCGCGATGCACGGTGACCGGCCGGCGACGCTGAAGTACCTGCACCAGATCTGCGCGGCCGCCGAAACCAACGGCTTCGAGGCGGTGTTGACCCCCACCGGGCTGTGGTGTGAGGACGCCTGGTTGACGACGGCCATGCTGATCGAGCGCACCGAGACGTTGAAGTTTCTGGTCGCCTTCCGCCCGGGCCTGATCAGCCCGACGCTGGCGGCGCAGATGGCGGGCACCTTCCAGCGGCACTCGGAGGGACGGTTGCTGCTCAACGTCGTCACCGGCGGCGAACCGCACGAGCAGCAGGCCTACGGCGACTACCTGGACAAGCAGGCCCGCTATGCGCGCACCGCGGAATTCCTGCACGTCGTGCGGCAACTGTGGACGTCAAGCGAGCCGGTGACATTCGCCGGGGACCACATTCGGGTCGAGGGCGCCGCGCTGAACAACCGGCCCGACCCGGTGCCCGCGGTGTTCTTCGGTGGCTCCTCCGGACCTGCCGGGCCGGTCGCGGCCAAGTACTCCGACGTCTACCTCACCTGGGGTGAACCGCTGCCGGCGGTCAGCAAGAAGCTGGATTGGATCCGGGGGCTGGCGGTCGACCAAGGACGAATCCTGCAGTACGGCTTGCGAATTCACGTCATCAGTCGCGACACCTCCGAGCAGGCGTGGGCCGAGGCTGACCGGCTGCTGGCGGCGGTCGACCCCGCTGACGTGGAACGCGTGCAGGCCAGCCTGGCGCGCAGCGAGTCCGAGGGGCAGCGCCGCATGCTCGAACTGCACGGCGGCGACAGCAACCAACTGCTGATCGCGCCGAACCTGTGGGCCGGGGTCGGCCTGGTGCGCGGCGGGGCGGGCACCGCGCTGGTCGGTTCGCACCAGGAGGTCGCCGACCGGTTGGCCGAATACGCGCAACGCGGCATCAGCCACTTCATCCTGTCGGGTTATCCGCACCTGGAAGAGGCGTACTGGTTCGGCGAAGGCGTGCTGCCGCTGCTGGAGCGGCGAGGGCTGTGGAAGCGTCCGAGCGGTCAATCCCAACCGGCGCCGTCGACGCCGTTCGCGGTCGCCTCGGCGCACTAGCCGGACATGGCAACCACCTTGCCCACCGGGGCGGGCGCAGCGGCGGGCGGGCACGTCGAGTCGGACGCCGAGCGCGACCACCGCCTGCGCACCGTCGTGGCGGCAAGCCTGCTCGGCACCACGGTGGAGTGGTACGACTTCTTCCTCTACGCGACGGCGGCCGGCCTGGTCTTCAACAAGACCTTCTTTCCGAGCGAAAGCTCGTTGGTGGGAACGCTATTGGCGTTCGCGACATTTGCCGTCGGGTTCGTCATGCGGCCGGTGGGGGGTTTGGTCTTCGGCCACATCGGTGACCGGATCGGTCGCAAGCGCAGCCTGGCCTTGACGATGGTGATCATGGGCGGGGCGACCGCCCTGATCGGCGCCTTGCCGACCGCCGCGCAGATCGGCGTGTGGGCGCCGGTGCTGCTGTTGACGCTGCGCATCCTGCAGGGGTTCGCGCTCGGCGGGGAGTGGGCGGGTGCGGTGCTGCTCGCCGTCGAACACAGCCCGGAGAACCGGCGCGGCCGGTTCGGGGCCATCCCGCAGATCGGCTTGGCGCTCGGTCTGGCGTTGGGTACCGGCATGTTCGCCATGTTGCAGGTCCTGCTCGGGCCGGCGCGGTTTCTGTCCTACGGGTGGCGCATCGCGTTCTTGGCGAGCCTGGTGCTGGTCGGGATCGGCATCGTCGTGCGGTTGCGGGTCGAGGAGACCCCGGCATTCGTCGAGTTACACCAGCTGGAATCCGAAACCCGCGTTCCCATCCGCGAAATCGTGCGCGAACCCGCCAGCCGGCGCAACACCGTGCTGGGGTTGCTGTCGCGCTGGGCCGAAGGCTCGGCGTTCAACACCTGGGGCGTCTTCGCGATCAGCTATGCCACCGGCGCGCTGCATCTGGCGAGGGTCCCGGTCCTGATCGTGGTGACCATCGCCGCACTGGTGATGGCGGTGCTCCTGCCGGTATCCGGCGCGCTGACCGATCGGTTCGGCGCCCGACGGGTGTATCTGGCCGGGGTCGCCTGCTACGGCCTGGCCGTCTTTCCGGCCTTCGCACTGTTCGGCACGCGCAACATCGCCTGGTTCGGGATCGCCATGGTCATCGTGTTCGGCGTCGTGCATGCGGTGTTCTACGGCGCACAGGGCACGCTGTACTCGTCGCTGTATCCGACCCGCACCCGCTACACCGGCCTGTCGTTCGTCTATCAGTTCTCCGGCATCTACGCTTCGGGCTTGACGCCGATGATTCTGACGGCGCTGATCGCGGCCGCGGGCGGGACGCCGTGGATCGCGTGCGGGTATCTGGTCGCAACGGCGCTCATCAGCGTTTGGGCCACTGCCCGTATCCGGGCGCAAGACTTGTATCTGTGAGCTGAACGAGGGCCGGGGCTTCCACGAGCGTGAAGCCAGCTTCACGGTCGGGTTCGAGCGTGCGGCAGGCTTCACGTTCGGCGGGCGGTTCGCCACAGACGCGTGTTCAGTGGTGCGCTGCCCGGGAATGTGTTGTGGTTAGGCGACCATGGATAGCACTCCGCAACTGCGCCAAGGGTTGTCCCAGCGGCAGCTGAACATGATCGCCATCGGCGGGGTCATCGGCGCGGGCCTGTTCGTCGGTTCGGCCGTGGTGATTCGGGACACCGGGCCGGCCGCGTTCCTCACCTACGCCGTCTGCGGTCTGCTGATCGTGCTGGTGATGCGGATGCTCGGCGAGATGGCCGCGGCCCACCCGTCGACCGGGTCGTTCGCCGATTACGCCGGCGAGGCGCTCGGCGGTTGGGCAGGCTTCTCCGTCGGCTGGCTGTATTGGTACTTCTGGGTGATCGTGGTCGGCTTCGAGGCGGTCGCCGGCGGCAAGGTCCTCAACTACTGGTTCCACGCGCCGCTCTGGCTGCTGTCGTTGGGCCTGATGTTGTTGATGACCGGCACCAACTTGTTTTCCGTCGGCTCGTTCGGCGAGTTCGAATTCTGGTTCGCCGGAATCAAAGTCGCCACCATCGTCGTTTTCCTGGGCATCGGTAGCGCGTTCGTCCTCGGGCTGTTGCCGCACCGGCACCTGGACTTCAGCAACCTGCACTCGCACGGTGGGTTCTTTCCGCACGGCATCGGGGCGGTCTTCGCCGCCATCCTGGTGGTCATCTTCTCCATGGTCGGCGCCGAGGTGGTCACCATCGCCGCCGCGGAGAGCCGGGACCCGCAGCGCGCCATCGCGCGGGCGACCAGGACCGTAGTCGCGCGCATCGTCATCTTCTTCGTCGGTTCGGTGTTCCTCTTGGTGACGATCCTGCCGTGGGACTCAGTCGATGTGGGCGTCTCGCCGTACGTCGCCGCACTCAAACACATGGGATTGCCTGGCGCGGACCAACTGATGAATGCCGTGGTGCTCACCGCGGTGCTGTCCAGCCTGAATTCGGGGCTCTACACCGGATCTCGGATGCTGTTCGTGCTCGCCGCGCGTGGTGAAGCGCCCACCCGGCTGGTCCAGCTCAGTCGCCGCGGCGTACCGCACATCGCAATCCTGTGTTCTTCGGCGGTGGGCTTCTGCTGCGTGCTCATGGCCTGGCTGGCGCCGGGAACGGTGTTTCTGTTCCTGCTCAATTCCTCGGGCGCGGTGGTGTTGTTCGTCTACTTGCTCATCGCGCTGTCGCAGATCGTGCTGCGCCGCCGCACCGCCGTGGACAAGCTGCCGGTGAAGATGTGGTTCTTTCCGGTGCTGTCGATTCTCACCGTCGTCGGAATCGTCGCGGTGCTGGTCCAGATGGCGTTCGACCACTCCGCGCGCAGCCAGTTGTGGCTCAGCCTGTTGTCCTGGGTGGTGGTGGTCGTCGTGTATGTCATCGCGCGGAGGCGCCAGCGTGGGCGTCCAGCAAGCCAAGTTGTTCGAGATCGGTGACGTATTTGTCGATCAACGCCTCGTCGAGATGCGGCACGTCCTTGGTGGCGCCGATGCCGGCGGATTGAACTGCGGCACGGAACTTTTCGGCGGGCACCCCGGTGCCTTGGGTGGGCTTACCCGGCTTGGCGTAGGCGGTCATCAACGGCAGCAGCGAGTTTCGCCGCTGCGTTTCGGGCAGCGCCTTCATGGCCGCCTCGAACCTGGTGAGCCAGTCGCGGTAATCGTCGATGCGATCGATGTGGTGACCGGAGGCGACGAGCCAGTCGACGAAGGTGTCCAGCGAAACACCGTCGTCGTGGGTGTTGAGCACGTTGTAGGTGTGGTAGCCCTCGGTGCAGTGCCCGCCCAGGGTGGTGATGGCCTCGGCGGTGAAATCGGCTGGCAGCCCGTCATAGTGGGCGCGTTGGGGGTTGCCCGACGCGTCGAGTTGGTAGAACGAGCGCGGGGCCAGTCCGGTGGCGACCACACTCAACATCAGCCGGGTGAACATGTCGGGCACGTTGAGCTGACCGGAATAGCGGGTGTGCGCCAAGATCATGTCCGAGCGGAACACCGCCACTGGAACGCCGCACAAGTCATGCGCCTCGCGCAGCAGCACCTCACCGGCCCATTTGCTGGTCGCGTAGCCGCTGGCGTAGGACTCGTCGAGGGACCGAGACGGGCTGGCCGAGCGGACGTCCACGTCTTCGCCGAGGAACCCGCCGTCGGGTAGGGCCGTCACGGCCACGGTCGAGATGTAGTTGATCGGCTTGAGCCGCTTGGTGATTGCCAGTTTGATGATCTCGCTGGTGCCCACGACGTTGGGTCCGAAGAGTTGACTGTAGGGCAGTACGTGATTGACCAGAGCGGCCGAATGCACGATGAGGTCCACCGACTCGGCAAGCCGGTCATAGGTGGCCTGGTCCAAGCCCAGATTGGCCGCGCCCACATCGCCGACCAGAACTTTGAGGTGTTTGTCTGCCAATTCCCGGAATCGCGAACACAATTCGTCGTCGCCGCTGTCCATGGCGGCCTCGATGCGCTGGCGCCCGGCGATCGGGTCGGCGCCGCGGGCCAGGCAGATGACCGTGCCGCCGCTGGCGGCCAGCCGTTCCAGCCACTCCAGGCACAAGAACCTGCCGAGATAACCGTTGGCGCCGGTCAGTAGCACGGTGTTGACCGGGCCGCTGGGTGCGGTCATGTCGCGGGCGGCCGTCAGTGTGTCGGCGTCGATGAACTTGTCCAGCGTCAGATCCGCCGCGCGGGCGACGGTGGCACCCCGACCGTGCACCGACGCGAACGTGGGACGCGTGGACACCGAAGTACGTTCTCCGTCAATGTATTTGGCGATGGTGGCCAAGGTGGCGGTAGGGCTGACGATCGTCTGCACGGGGACGTCGATGTCGTAGATCGACTCCAGCAGCGTGGCGAACGAGAACGCCGATAGCGAATCACCGCCCAGCTCAATGAAACGCGCGTCGGCGCCCAGCCCGTCATCGACGGGAACACCCAAGGTGGCCGCGGCGGCCCGCCGGACCGTGTCGAGGGTGGGCAGCTCGCGGCTGGCCGCGCGCAGCTCGTCGAGTTGGTTGCCCTGACTGGCTTCGATGTCGGCGTACATCGCTTCCAGGCGTTCGCCGTAGCGTGCTTTCAACGCCGGGCGCAGCAGCTTGCCCACCCCCGACAGCAACCCGTTGTCGCGGGTGAAGCGCTCGGACTCGAGCAGGAAGTCGCGCGGAACTTCGTAGGCGTTCAGGTGGGCTTCCCCGGCGATCCGCTGCAGCGATTCCGCGATAAGGGCGTGCGGGTCCGCATCCCCGATGGCGTCGGTGTTGGGCACGATGACGGCCAGCAGGAAGGGTTGTTCGCTGCTGCCGTACAGGAAGATCTGCCGGATGTAGGGGCTGGTGGAGAAGGTGGCCTCCAATTGGGACACCGCGACGAACTCGCCCTGGGACAGTTTGATGACGTTGTTGCTGCGGTCCAGGTACACCAGGTGATCCGGTCCTACCTCGGCCATGATGTCGCCGGTCTTGTAGAACCCGTCGTCGTCGAAGATCTGCGCCGACAACTCCGGATGCTTGAAGTATCCGGGGATGACCGTGGTGGCCTTGACGTGAAGTTCACCGCGCGGATGCGGTTTGTCGGTGGTGAAGTAGCCCAACTCGGGCACGTCGACCAGCTTGTATTCGGTTACCGGGGGACGGCGGATGATGCCGTTGCGCAGAATGCCGCCGCCGGTCTCGGTGGCGCCATAGCCGTTGGTGACCGATACGTCGAGCAACGACTCCATGAACGCGTGCATCTGCTTGGACAGCGGTGCGCTGCCGCACATCGCCGAGAGCACGCGTCCGCCGATGAAGTCTTGCCGCAGTTCGGCTTTCACCATGTCGTCGAGCTGTTCTTCGGTCAGACCGCCGGCAGAGCGCTGGTCGAGTTCGCGGCGGTAGCGCCGAAAGAACATGTCGCACACCCGCGGAACCAGGTTCAAGGCGGTGGGACGCACCAAAGCGATGTCTTCGAACAAGGTGGACATGTCGCTCTTGGCGGCGAAATAGCCGATGCCGCCGGACGACAACGTGGCGATCAGCCATTCCAGCCCGTAGACGTGGGAGAGCGGCATGTACTGCAGGTGAATGGCGGGGATCTGGATGCCGATGTCCACCGAAGGGCTGTGCGGGCGCTGCCACAGCCGCGTCTTCATATCGCTGGTGTACATCGCGCCCTTGGGCGCCCCGGTGCTGCCCGAGGTGTAAATCAGGGTGGCGAGCGGGTTTTCGCCTGCGGCCGGCACGAAAGCCGGGTTCGGTTCCAGCGTCCGACCGGACTCGAGCTCTGCGGCCAGCGACACCACCTGCGCCCGATGTCCGGCGTCGACCAGCCGGGCGGTGGCATGTTCGAAGCGTTGCCGTTGACTGTCGTCTTCGCCGGTGTAGTCGAAGACCACCAGGCGTTGCACCGAGGCCACGTCGCTGATGACGTCGACGGCTACCTCCAGGGATTCGACGCTGACGGCGAAGACCCTGGGCTGCGTCTCGGTGACAATGGGTTTGAGTTGGGCGGCCGTGGAACTGGTTTGCAGCGGCACGAACACTGCACCCAAGCGGATGCACGCCAGGTAGTTGACGGCGTAGTCGACGCTGGTGAAGCCCAACACCGCCACGAAATCACCGGGGGTGAACCCGCCGGGCAAACCGGCGTGCCAGGCGTTGGCCAACGCCACCACGCGCTCGCGCAGCTCGCGGTAGGTGATGGTCTCGAATCCCGACAGCAGGGTGGTGGTGGCATTGCCGGTGGTGTCGTCGCGGGTCACCTCACCGGCGCGCTGCCCCAGCGCGGGCCGGTCGGCGTACCCCTGCAGATAGGTGTCGACGATCTCGGAAAGCCGCAGTCCCGGCCGATGCGCCGCCTGGGTCACCTCCGGTATCACCGCCGCGGCGCGAAATTGCGGGTCGTTGGCAAACAACTCCTCGACGCGCTTGGTCAGTCGCTGCTGTCGGCTTCCGTCAGCCACAGGTCATCTCCTCCTACCGGTCATCCCCGTGGGTACCCGCGGAATCGTGCTCCACGCGGCTAATCCGGTGGTCTTGACGCCCATTGTCTTTCGATCGCGGTGACCACCGCGGTCAAGGTGGCGTTGACCGGCGCCTCGACGCCGACGCGCGCGCCCTGGCGCGGAATCGCCCCGTTGATGACGTCGATTTCGCTGCGCCGGCGCGCCTCGTGGTCGAGCAGCGCCGACGGCTTGGCGTCGGGCATGCCCGCGCCGAAGGCGCGGACGTGTGCGACCGGATCGGTGACGGCGATCGCGATGTCCGACGCGCGGGCCACCGCCCATGCCTCGGTGGCCGCCGCACGGCTCACCGGGCCGACCTGCGGATCGTCCATCACCTGTCCCACCGTCATGCCGGTCAGCGCGCACGGCGCGCTGTAGGCGACGTTGCAGATCAGCTTCTCCCACTGCATGGCGGCGATGTCGGTGACGGCGGCCGCGTCGAACCCGGCATCGGCCCACACCCCGGCGATCGACTCGACCGTCGTATGCGGCAGCGACGAATAGGCCCCGAAGCGCACGGCGCGCATGGCGTTGTGGTGCACATGGGCCGGCGCGATCCTCGCGGCGCCGAACCCGCTGGCGATGCCGACCGCGACGCGGTGCTCACCCACGATCGCGGCGACGGTGTCGGCAGATCCGAGCCCATTCTGGATGGTCAGCACCGCGGTGCCCGGCCCCAGCATCGAAAGTGCCTGCTGCGCACCGGTGCTCACGTCGGCGGCCTTGACCGCCAGCACGACCAGGTCCATCGGTTCGGCCGGTGCGGTGCCGGCGGCTCGCAGCGGCACCGTGTGGTCATAGCCGGGGCCGGTGACGCGCAACCCGTCCCGGGTGATGGCTTCGATGCTGTCCTGGTGACGGTCGACGACGACCACGTCGTTGCCCGCCGCGGCGAGTCGGGCGGCATAGACCGAACCCATGGCGCCGCAACCGATTACCGCGATTTTCATGCGCGTCCTCCCGCGGTCAGGCCGTCAGTTCGGTGATCAGCTCGCCCAGGCCCGCTTTGTATTCGAGCCCGAAGCCCGGGGTGTCCGGCGGTGCGATCATGCCCTGTTGCGGCAGGCAACCGTCGGAATAGCCGCCGAACGGGCCGAAGACGCCCGGATACGACTCGCAGCCACCCAGACCCAGCCCGGCCGCGACGTGCAAGTTGATCAGATGACCGCCGTGCGGAAACGCCCACCGGCGATCGAAGCCGTGAGCTTCCAGCACCTCGAGCATCTGCAGGTAATGGGTCAGTCCGTAGCTCAGGCCCGGGTCCATCTGGAAGATGTCGCACCCGGGCCGCATGCCGCCGTAGCGGATCAGGTTGGTGACGTCGGGGACCGAGAAGAGGTTCTCGCCGGTGGCGACCGCCCCGTCGTAACAGGCCGTCACCGCACTGTTCAACGCGAAATCCAGCGGATCGCCGGGCTCTTCGTACCAGCGCAACCCGTAGGGCGCCACGGCCGCCGCCCAGCGCGTCGCGGCGGCCCGGTCGAATCTGCCGTTGGCGTCGACCGCCACCCGCGCCGGGTCACCGACGAGGTCGAGGACCGCCTCGATTCGGACCAGGTCCTCGGCCAGCGCGGCGCCGCCGATCTTCATCTTGACCGCGTCGTAGCCCGCCGCGAGGTAACCGCGCATCTCCTCGCGCAGCCCGGCCTCGCCCTGGTGTGGGTAGTAGTAGCCGCCGGCGGCGTAAACCGCGACCGCGGGCGCCGGCGTCCGCCCGGTGTGACGGGCGATGGTCGCGTAAGCCGGCTCGTCGTCGAATTTGGCGGCGAGGTCCCAGCACGCCAGCTCCAGCGCGGCGGCCGCCGCGGCCCGGTCCCCGTGGCCGCCCGGCTTCTCATCGCGCAGGGCACACGCCAGCACCGCGGCCGGGTCGATGCGCCCCGAGTCGTCTAGCAGGGCGTCGGGCGCGGCCGCCAGCACCCGGGGAATCATGCGGTCGCGCAGGATGCCGCTCTGGGCGAAGCGGCCGATCGAATCGAACGCCACTCCGACCACCGGACGTCCGTCGCGGATCACATCAGTGCTGACGGCGACCAGCGAGACCGTGTGGTGGGTGAAGTTCACCATCGCGTTGGCCGGACCGCCCCGCGCGCCGGCCTGCAGCCCGACCGGGCGCTCCCGGATGGCGGTGATGCGCATCAGCGGGCCGGCGGCCTCACCGGGTGGTGTCCAGCAGCACCGCTTGCTCGAACGGCAGCCGCGCGAAAATCGGCTGCCAGCCGCGGGTCACATACTGTGCGGCTTCTGCCTTGCTGACCACGCGCGGTTCGGCGATGCCCATGCTCTTGCCGTTGCGCCGCAACCGTCCGCCACTGGCGGCTTTGAGGTTCTTCAGCCAGTCGCGGTCGGGGCCGTAGGTCAGCATGATGGCCACACCGGGAGTGCCGTTGACGTTGGTGGTGAACACGTTGACCGGGGTGCGGTACTGCTTGCCGGACCGCCGTCCGACGTGTTCGACGATCCCGAACGGCGGCAGCCACCCCGCCCACAGTCGCTGCACAGGGTTGGTGACGCGCCGGTTGAAGCGGGCCAGCCCTTGAGGCATTTCCATGCAGCAATCAAACTCTTGACCCATGGCCTACCTCAAGCCGCCCTGGTTCACCGTCAAGATCTTCAACCGGATAGCGATGGCCACCGGGATCAGCAACAGCGAAACGTTGACCGTGACCACGCGCAGCACCGGGCAACCGCAGCAGATTCCCGTCGTCACGGTCGATGTCGGCGGCACCAAGTATCTGGTGTCGACGCGCGGAGAATCGCAATGGGTCAAGAACGTACGAGCCAACCCCGACGTCACTGTGACCGACAAGTCCGGCACTACGAAGTACGTGGCCCGCGAGATCCCGGCCCAGCAGCGCCCGCCGATCTTGGCTGCCTATCGCAAGAAAGCGGGAAAAGTCGTCGAGGGGTACTTCCGCAAACTGCCCGATCCGGCAGATCACCCGGTATTCGCGCTCACCGCGGCCGGGGGCTGAGCGCCGCAGTGTCAGCCCGTGGCGAACAACTACACCCTGTAGTCGAGCCGATTCTCAGCTGCTGGAACACTGGTTGTCATGGGTATTGACCAGGCGACTCACGCCGCGGCCTCCGTGGCGGCCTCGGCGCAGCTGTTCCGGGACGCCTGCGCCCTCATCCCCGGCGGCGTGAACTCTCCGGTGCGGGCCTTCACCGCGGTCGGCGGCACCCCCCGCTTCATCACCGAGGCCCACGATTGCTGGCTCACCGACGCCGACGGCAACCGGTACGTGGACCTGGTCAGCTCTTGGGGCCCGATGATCCTCGGGCACGCGCACCCGGCCGTCGTCGACGCCGTGGCCGCGGCCGCCGCGCATGGACTGTCGTTCGGGGCGCCGACCCCGACCGAGAGCCAGTTGGCCGCCGAAATCATCGGCCGGGTGACGCCGGTAGAGCGGATCCGCTTCGTCAATTCCGGCACCGAGGCGACCATGAGCGCGGTGCGCCTGGCCCGCGGGTTCACCGGGCGGTCCAAGATCATCAAGTTCTCCGGCTGCTACCACGGCCATGTCGACGCGCTGCTGGCCGACGCGGGTTCCGGGGTGGCCACCCTGGGTCTGCCGTCCACGCCCGGGGTCACCGGCGCCGCCGCGGCCGACACGATCGTGTTGCCCTACAACGACATCGACGCCGTGCGGCAGACCTTCGCCAGCTTCGGTGCGGACATCGCCGCGGTGATCACCGAAGCCAGCCCCGGCAACATGGGCGTGGTGCCGCCCGTGCCCGGGTACAACGCTGCGCTGCGCGAGGTCACCGCCGAGCACGGCGCGTTGCTGATCAGCGATGAGGTGATGACCGGCTTCCGGGTGACCCGAAGTGGTTGGTATGGAATAGATCCCGTCGCGGCGGACCTGTTCACCTTCGGCAAGGTGATGAGCGGCGGATTGCCCGCGGCCGCATTCGGCGGGCGCGCCGACGTCATGGAGCGGCTCGCGCCGCTGGGGCCGGTGTACCAAGCCGGCACGCTGTCGGGCAATCCGGTCGCCATGGCCGCGGGACTGGCCACGCTGCGCGCGGCCAACGACGCCGTCTATGCCGCCCTGGACGCCAACGCCGACCGGCTGGCCGCGCTGCTGGCGGAGTCGCTGACCGATGCCGGTGTGACACATCAGATTCCGCGCGCCGGCAACATGCTCAGCGTGTTCTTCGTCGACGCGCCGGTGACCGACTACGCCGCGGCGCGGGCCAGCGAAACGTGGCGTTATCCACCGTTCTTTCATGCGCTGCTGGATGCCGGGGTCTACCCGCCGTGCAGTGCCTTCGAGGCGTGGTTCGTCTCCGCGGCCCTGGACGACGATGCGTTCGAGCGGATCGCCGCCGCGCTGCCGGCGGCCGCCCGCGCCGCCGCGACCGCCCGGAAGGACCCGTCCTGATGGCCGAGCAGACCCGCGTACACGTGGTGCGCCACGGCGAGGTGCACAACCCCACCGGCGTCCTCTACGGGCGGCTGCCCGGCTTCCGCCTGTCCGAGCGGGGCCGTGCCCAAGCGGCCGCGGTCGCCGACTTCCTGGCCGAGCGCGACGTCGTCGCCGTCATCGCCTCGCCGTTGCAACGGGCGCAGGAGACCGCCGCGCCGATCGCCGCCGAACACGATCTGCCCGTCGACACCGATCCCGACCTGATCGAGTCGGCGAACTTCTTCGAAGGCCGGCGGGTCGGCCCGGGCGACGGCGCCTGGCGCGACCCACGGGTGTGGTGGCAGCTGCGCAACCCGTTCACGCCGTCCTGGGGCGAGCCGTACACACAGGTCGCCGACCGGATGTCGACCGCGGTGGACAAGGCTCGCGCCCGCGGCGCCGGCCACGAGGTGGTGTGCGTCAGCCACCAACTGCCGGTCTGGACGCTGCGGCTGTTCTTGAGCGGCAAACGGCTGTGGCACGACCCGCGCCGCCGCGAATGCGGGCTCGCGTCGGTGACCACGCTGACCTACGACGGCGACCGGTTGGTCGACATCTCCTATGCCGAACCGGCGGCAGGCGTTTGACGATGCGTCGGCTGGTGATCGCCGCAGCGGTGCTGGCGGCACTGCTGACCGGCTGCTCCGGGCGCGACGCCGTCGCGCAGGGCGGCACCTTCGAGTTCGTGTCACCGGGCGGGAAGACCGACATCTTCTACGACCCGCCGGCCAGTCGCGGCCGCCCGGGCAAGTTGTCCGGGCCCGACCTCACCGACCCGTCGCGCCAGGTGTCGCTG from Mycobacterium kubicae includes these protein-coding regions:
- a CDS encoding LLM class flavin-dependent oxidoreductase, with translation MSLAFHWFLPTYGDSRNLVAGGHGTAMHGDRPATLKYLHQICAAAETNGFEAVLTPTGLWCEDAWLTTAMLIERTETLKFLVAFRPGLISPTLAAQMAGTFQRHSEGRLLLNVVTGGEPHEQQAYGDYLDKQARYARTAEFLHVVRQLWTSSEPVTFAGDHIRVEGAALNNRPDPVPAVFFGGSSGPAGPVAAKYSDVYLTWGEPLPAVSKKLDWIRGLAVDQGRILQYGLRIHVISRDTSEQAWAEADRLLAAVDPADVERVQASLARSESEGQRRMLELHGGDSNQLLIAPNLWAGVGLVRGGAGTALVGSHQEVADRLAEYAQRGISHFILSGYPHLEEAYWFGEGVLPLLERRGLWKRPSGQSQPAPSTPFAVASAH
- a CDS encoding MFS transporter; translation: MATTLPTGAGAAAGGHVESDAERDHRLRTVVAASLLGTTVEWYDFFLYATAAGLVFNKTFFPSESSLVGTLLAFATFAVGFVMRPVGGLVFGHIGDRIGRKRSLALTMVIMGGATALIGALPTAAQIGVWAPVLLLTLRILQGFALGGEWAGAVLLAVEHSPENRRGRFGAIPQIGLALGLALGTGMFAMLQVLLGPARFLSYGWRIAFLASLVLVGIGIVVRLRVEETPAFVELHQLESETRVPIREIVREPASRRNTVLGLLSRWAEGSAFNTWGVFAISYATGALHLARVPVLIVVTIAALVMAVLLPVSGALTDRFGARRVYLAGVACYGLAVFPAFALFGTRNIAWFGIAMVIVFGVVHAVFYGAQGTLYSSLYPTRTRYTGLSFVYQFSGIYASGLTPMILTALIAAAGGTPWIACGYLVATALISVWATARIRAQDLYL
- a CDS encoding amino acid permease; protein product: MDSTPQLRQGLSQRQLNMIAIGGVIGAGLFVGSAVVIRDTGPAAFLTYAVCGLLIVLVMRMLGEMAAAHPSTGSFADYAGEALGGWAGFSVGWLYWYFWVIVVGFEAVAGGKVLNYWFHAPLWLLSLGLMLLMTGTNLFSVGSFGEFEFWFAGIKVATIVVFLGIGSAFVLGLLPHRHLDFSNLHSHGGFFPHGIGAVFAAILVVIFSMVGAEVVTIAAAESRDPQRAIARATRTVVARIVIFFVGSVFLLVTILPWDSVDVGVSPYVAALKHMGLPGADQLMNAVVLTAVLSSLNSGLYTGSRMLFVLAARGEAPTRLVQLSRRGVPHIAILCSSAVGFCCVLMAWLAPGTVFLFLLNSSGAVVLFVYLLIALSQIVLRRRTAVDKLPVKMWFFPVLSILTVVGIVAVLVQMAFDHSARSQLWLSLLSWVVVVVVYVIARRRQRGRPASQVVRDR
- the car gene encoding carboxylic acid reductase, which gives rise to MADGSRQQRLTKRVEELFANDPQFRAAAVIPEVTQAAHRPGLRLSEIVDTYLQGYADRPALGQRAGEVTRDDTTGNATTTLLSGFETITYRELRERVVALANAWHAGLPGGFTPGDFVAVLGFTSVDYAVNYLACIRLGAVFVPLQTSSTAAQLKPIVTETQPRVFAVSVESLEVAVDVISDVASVQRLVVFDYTGEDDSQRQRFEHATARLVDAGHRAQVVSLAAELESGRTLEPNPAFVPAAGENPLATLIYTSGSTGAPKGAMYTSDMKTRLWQRPHSPSVDIGIQIPAIHLQYMPLSHVYGLEWLIATLSSGGIGYFAAKSDMSTLFEDIALVRPTALNLVPRVCDMFFRRYRRELDQRSAGGLTEEQLDDMVKAELRQDFIGGRVLSAMCGSAPLSKQMHAFMESLLDVSVTNGYGATETGGGILRNGIIRRPPVTEYKLVDVPELGYFTTDKPHPRGELHVKATTVIPGYFKHPELSAQIFDDDGFYKTGDIMAEVGPDHLVYLDRSNNVIKLSQGEFVAVSQLEATFSTSPYIRQIFLYGSSEQPFLLAVIVPNTDAIGDADPHALIAESLQRIAGEAHLNAYEVPRDFLLESERFTRDNGLLSGVGKLLRPALKARYGERLEAMYADIEASQGNQLDELRAASRELPTLDTVRRAAAATLGVPVDDGLGADARFIELGGDSLSAFSFATLLESIYDIDVPVQTIVSPTATLATIAKYIDGERTSVSTRPTFASVHGRGATVARAADLTLDKFIDADTLTAARDMTAPSGPVNTVLLTGANGYLGRFLCLEWLERLAASGGTVICLARGADPIAGRQRIEAAMDSGDDELCSRFRELADKHLKVLVGDVGAANLGLDQATYDRLAESVDLIVHSAALVNHVLPYSQLFGPNVVGTSEIIKLAITKRLKPINYISTVAVTALPDGGFLGEDVDVRSASPSRSLDESYASGYATSKWAGEVLLREAHDLCGVPVAVFRSDMILAHTRYSGQLNVPDMFTRLMLSVVATGLAPRSFYQLDASGNPQRAHYDGLPADFTAEAITTLGGHCTEGYHTYNVLNTHDDGVSLDTFVDWLVASGHHIDRIDDYRDWLTRFEAAMKALPETQRRNSLLPLMTAYAKPGKPTQGTGVPAEKFRAAVQSAGIGATKDVPHLDEALIDKYVTDLEQLGLLDAHAGASAR
- a CDS encoding ketopantoate reductase family protein; translated protein: MKIAVIGCGAMGSVYAARLAAAGNDVVVVDRHQDSIEAITRDGLRVTGPGYDHTVPLRAAGTAPAEPMDLVVLAVKAADVSTGAQQALSMLGPGTAVLTIQNGLGSADTVAAIVGEHRVAVGIASGFGAARIAPAHVHHNAMRAVRFGAYSSLPHTTVESIAGVWADAGFDAAAVTDIAAMQWEKLICNVAYSAPCALTGMTVGQVMDDPQVGPVSRAAATEAWAVARASDIAIAVTDPVAHVRAFGAGMPDAKPSALLDHEARRRSEIDVINGAIPRQGARVGVEAPVNATLTAVVTAIERQWASRPPD